From Ascochyta rabiei chromosome 16, complete sequence, the proteins below share one genomic window:
- a CDS encoding Dolichyl-P-Man:Man(5)GlcNAc(2)-PP-dolichol alpha-1,3-mannosyltransferase, which yields MSLLSQTYDIAYNPRNTKWIAPLLLVADAALCGIIIDKVAYTEIDWMAYMQQIEIYLKGERDYKNIVGGTGPLVYPGAHVWIYKQLYRLTDQGRDIQRAQYIFALVYLGTLAIVFQCYRKAKVPPYVFPLLILSKRLHSIFVLRCFNDCFAVLGLWAAIYCYQRNQWHLGSFFYTTGLNVKMSLLLPLPAMGILMIQALGSREAMTQAMIIFQVSILFGYPFRKQSFSYFGRAFEFTRAFFYKWTVNWRFVSEDTFLSKPFALSLLAAHAGLLLFFAYTRWIKPSKRTPRQFLKLLMPAREPRDQDIMTKRITPEFIMTTILTATAIGMLCARSLHYQFYAYVAWTTPFLLWKAGFHPVVQYALWGAQEWAWNVYPSTPISSATVVGVLAVTVAGVWWGTRNEFAGATKGIIEDEHEHAE from the exons ATGTCGCTCCTCAGCCAGACCTACGATATAGCCTACAACCCTCGCAACACAAAATGGATAGCGCCCTTGCTTCTGGTGGCAGATGCAGCGCTCTGCGGAATCATCATAGATAAAGTTGCTT ACACCGAAATCGACTGGATGGCATATATGCAACAAATTGAAATCTACTTGAAAGGAGAGAGAGATTACAAGAACATTGTGGGCGGCACAGGGCCGTTGGTATACCCTGGCGCGCACGTCTGGATCTACAAGCAACTGTATCGCCTCACAGACCAGGGCCGCGACATACAAAGGGCACAGTATATTTTCGCGTTGGTGTATCTGGGCACCCTTGCCATTGTTTTCCAATGTTACCGAAAGGCAAAG GTTCCACCATATGTCTTCCCTCTACTTATTCTGTCGAAGCGACTCCACAGTATTTTTGTGTTGAGATGCTTTAATGACTGCTTCGCTGTTCTTGGCCTGTGGGCTGCGATTTACTGCTACCAGCGCAATCAATGGCATCTTGGTAGCTTCTTCTACACAACGGGCTTGAACGTTAAGATGAGCTTGTTGCTGCCATTGCCAGCCATGGGTATCTTGATGATTCAGGCCCTGGGAAGTAGAGAAGCAATGACGCAGGCAATGATCATATTTCAGGTCTCG ATTCTTTTTGGTTATCCGTTCAGGAAGCAAAGCTTCAGCTATTTTGGACGAGCTTTTGAGTTCACCAGAGCATTCTTCTACAAGTGGACCGTCAACTGGCGCTTCGTCTCGGAAGACACGTTCCTATCGAAACCGTTTGCTCTCAGCCTTCTGGCTGCCCATGCTGGCCTGCTTCTGTTCTTCGCCTATACGCGCTGGATCAAGCCTTCCAAGCGCACACCCCGCCAGTTCCTCAAGCTTCTGATGCCTGCACGGGAACCCAGAGACCAAGACATCATGACGAAGAGGATAACACCGGAATTCATCATGACAACCATTCTGACAGCAACGGCTATCGGTATGCTTTGCGCGAGGTCGCTGCACTACCAGTTCTACGCGTACGTTGCGTGGACGACGCCGTTTCTGCTATGGAAAGCAGGGTTTCACCCTGTTGTGCAGTACGCACTCTGGGGCGCGCAGGAATGGGCGTGGAACGTGTACCCGAGTACACCCATCAGTTCGGCAACCGTGGTCGGCGTACTGGCTGTGACCGTAGCGGGCGTGTGGTGGGGTACGCGGAACGAGTTTGCGGGGGCGACAAAGGGCATCATTGAGGATGAGCACGAGCACGCAGAATGA
- a CDS encoding Chorismate mutase — protein MDMAIDLSDASKALDLANIRFQLIRLEDTITFHLIERVQFPLNPTIYVPGAVDIGTPSLSFLDWMLREQERLQSLVRRYQSPDEYPFFPDALQEPILKPLHYPRILHDNDVNVNSKLKDCYTQHILPAACLQKAEGDRGESQENYGSAGTCDVLCLQALSRRIHFGKFVAEAKFQKEPERFAALIKAEDRQGIDEAITNAAVEKKVLERLRLKAKTYGTDPDLAADGVSKVNADAVVAMYKDWVIPLTKEVEVEYLMQRLKGTQWE, from the exons ATGGACATGGCCATTGACCTCTCCGACGCCTCCAAGGCCCTCGACCTCGCCAACATCCGCTTCCAGCTCAT CCGCCTCGAAGACACAATCACCTTCCACCTGATCGAGCGCGTCCAGTTCCCCCTCAACCCCACAATATACGTTCCCGGCGCCGTCGACATCGGCACCCCCTCGCTCTCCTTCCTCGACTGGATGCTGCGCGAGCAAGAGCGCCTGCAGTCGCTCGTCCGCCGCTACCAGTCGCCCGACGAGTACCCGTTCTTCCCGGACGCCCTGCAAGAGCCCATCCTCAAGCCGCTCCACTACCCCAGGATCCTGCACGACAACGACGTCAACGTCAACTCCAAGCTGAAGGACTGCTACACCCAGCACATCCTGCCCGCCGCCTGTCTGCAGAAAGCCGAGGGCGACCGCGGCGAGTCGCAGGAGAACTACGGCAGCGCGGGCACCTGCGACGTCCTGTGCCTGCAGGCCCTGTCGCGGCGCATTCACTTTGGAAAATTCGTCGCCGAGGCAAAGTTCCAGAAGGAGCCCGAGCGCTTCGCCGCGCTGATCAAGGCCGAGGACAGGCAGGGTATAGACGAGGCCATCACAAACGCGGCCGTCGAGAAGAAGGTCCTCGAGAGACTGCGCCTCAAGGCCAAGACGTACGGCACAGATCCAGATCTCGCGGCGGACGGCGTCAGCAAGGTCAACGCGGATGCCGTCGTGGCCATGTACAAGGACTGGGTGATCCCCTTGACGAAAGAGGTTGAGGTCGAGTATCTCATGCAGAGGCTAAAGGGGACCCAGTGGGAATAG
- a CDS encoding Histone acetyltransferase: protein MAPRENSHEPSGTPVPVETGFATLAQLRVGVKAWVEKVSSSGTKFAMSAERVSWNEGEKRKAELLSIQTRQGQTKFYVHYEDFNKRLDEWIAADRIDLSREVEWPAPEKPDKKKSNASKTDRAPSKSDQKNLKRSRSKLDREISGTPESTSSNIPGKAQRPSKASGKENQEFLVTSEVTDGTPKPEDEEMDLVDVQDAAAAAKAVSDQNYSREDEIEKLRTSGSMTQNQTEISRVRNLEKVQMGRFEIEPWYFSPYPIDFVDSDVVYICEFCLSYYGEQTQFERHRAKCTLLHPPGNEIYRDDYVSFFEIDGRRQRTWCRNLCLLSKLFLDHKTLYYDVDPFLFYCMCTRDEHGCHLVGYFSKEKESADGYNVACILTLPQYQRKGFGKLLIDFSYILSKREGKLGSPEKPLSDLGLLGYRAYWQEIIVDLLMDGRVEANIDDLGAATAMMTNDVLHTLQNLNMLRYSKNQHVVVLTDAVIEQRERQKAKEKLKGKRSLDPERLIWKPPVFSAASRTWNW from the exons ATGGCGCCTCGAGAGAACTCGCACGAGCCCTCTGGCACGCCTGTGCCGGTGGAAACGGGCTTTGCCACACTTGCACAGCTTAG GGTTGGCGTCAAAGCATGGGTCGAGAAAGTGAGTAGCAGCGGAACGAAGTTCGCGATGAGCGCCGAACGTGTCTCGTGGAAC GAAGGCGAAAAGCGCAAAGCTGAACTCCTCTCAATCCAAACCCGTCAGGGCCAGACCAAATTCTACGTGCATTATGAAGACTTCAACAAACGTCTCGATGAGTGGATCGCAGCGGATCGCATTGATCTATCACGAGAAGTCGAGTGGCCTGCGCCCGAAAAGCCTGACAAAAAGAAGAGCAATGCCTCTAAGACAGATAGAGCACCTTCTAAATCGGACCAGAAGAATTTAAAGCGATCACGAAGCAAGCTTGACCGCGAGATTTCTGGTACACCAGAATCAACATCCAGCAACATTCCTGGCAAGGCACAACGGCCTTCCAAGGCGAGCGGGAAAGAAAATCAAGAATTCCTCGTTACCAGTGAAGTCACAGATGGCACACCCAAGCCGGAAGATGAGGAGATGGACCTGGTGGACGTCCAAGATGCCGCCGCAGCAGCAAAAGCCGTGTCAGATCAGAACTACTCACGCGAAGACGAGATCGAGAAGTTGCGTACATCAGGCTCGATGACACAGAACCAAACCGAGATTTCTCGAGTGCGTAACCTGGAGAAAGTGCAGATGGGAAGGTTCGAGATCGAGCCGTGGTACTTCTCTCCATATCCTATCGATTTTGTGGACTCAGATGTCGTATACATCTGCGAATTCTGCCTCTCGTACTATGGCGAGCAGACACAGTTCGAACGCCACCGCGCAAAATGCACGCTACTGCACCCGCCTGGAAACGAGATTTACCGCGACGATTATGTTTCGTTCTTCGAAATCGATGGAAGACGGCAGCGAACGTGGTGTCGTAACCTCTGCTTGCTCTCAAAGCTTTTCCTGGACCACAAGACCCTCTACTACGACGTTGACCCCTTCCTGTTCTATTGCATGTGTACACGCGACGAGCATGGCTGTCATCTTGTCGGCTATTTTTCGAAAGAAAAGGAGTCTGCGGATGGTTACAATGTCGCCTGTATCCTGACTCTGCCACAATACCAACGGAAAGGGTTTGGTAAGCTGCTTATCGATTTCTCCTACATTCTCTCAAAACGCGAAGGCAAGCTCGGCTCACCTGAGAAGCCGCTGTCCGACTTGGGTCTGCTTGGATACCGTGCATATTGGCAGGAAATTATTGTGGACTTGCTTATGGATGGCCGAGTGGAAGCCAACATTGACGACCTCGGCGCTGCAACCGCAATGATGACGAACGACGTTCTACATACGCTGCAGAACCTGAACATGCTTCGCTACAGCAAGAACCAACATGTCGTCGTTTTGACCGATGCAGTGATAGAGCAGCGCGAACGACAGAAAGCAAAGGAGAAGCTGAAGGGCAAGAGGAGTCTTGATCCAGAACGACTTATTTGGAAACCACCGGTTTTCTCTGCCGCCAGTCGCACGTGGAATTGGTGA
- a CDS encoding 3'-5' exonuclease: protein MAPELSSNWKRLQAKLQASKPAAPSDASKSHTSTEEQNSLKRKRSFKTKDRPTNGPRQSLNGAGKTTTHKSPISRKRQKMEEPASVGASIKQHNIKNLSRSVSTPQLRHAPLVTSEKDAAVAEDVLTPHPDFPDIENEGVSETALPGKYVALDCEMVGVGPEPNRDSALARVSLVNYHGHQVYDSYVQMPPKVEVTDYRTAVSGIEPKHLRKDVARTFEEVRSDLKILLGGRILVGHAVKNDLDVLILKHDKRLIRDTSKFSKFRQLATKAGWTPGLKMLAKKLLGVEIQTGAHSSVEDARATMALFRLEKDEFEREIRQKYGNVRMPTAAPEVEADGDAEEKKKRNRKKSKKKKKH, encoded by the coding sequence ATGGCACCAGAGCTCAGTTCGAATTGGAAGAGGCTACAGGCCAAACTCCAAGCCTCAAAACCCGCTGCACCCTCGGATGCCTCGAAATCTCATACTTCCACCGAAGAGCAGAACTCGCTGAAGCGCAAGCGATCTTTCAAGACCAAAGATAGGCCTACGAATGGGCCACGACAATCCTTGAACGGAGCTGGGAAGACTACAACGCACAAGTCACCCATATCAAGAAAGCGACAGAAGATGGAGGAACCTGCGTCTGTCGGCGCATCGATCAAGCAGCACAATATCAAGAATCTCTCTCGTAGTGTTTCAACACCTCAGCTTAGGCATGCACCCCTTGTCACATCGGAGAAGGATGCTGCAGTCGCTGAGGACGTCCTTACACCACACCCCGACTTTCCTGACATCGAGAACGAAGGCGTCTCTGAGACCGCGCTTCCTGGCAAATACGTCGCACTTGACTGTGAAATGGTAGGCGTAGGCCCAGAACCCAACCGCGACTCAGCGCTGGCAAGAGTGTCACTAGTCAATTATCATGGTCACCAAGTCTACGACTCTTACGTACAGATGCCTCCCAAGGTCGAGGTCACCGACTACCGCACAGCCGTCTCCGGCATCGAACCGAAGCATTTGCGCAAAGATGTTGCACGTACATTCGAAGAAGTACGCAGCGATCTTAAGATTCTGCTCGGAGGACGCATACTCGTTGGTCACGCTGTGAAGAACGACCTAGACGTGTTGATCTTGAAGCACGACAAGCGCCTGATTCGCGATACATCTAAGTTTTCCAAGTTCAGACAATTGGCCACAAAAGCCGGGTGGACACCAGGGCTGAAAATGCTTGCGAAAAAACTGCTTGGCGTAGAGATTCAGACTGGAGCGCATAGCTCAGTTGAGGACGCAAGAGCTACAATGGCCCTGTTCCGGCTTGAGAAGGACGAGTTCGAGAGGGAAATCCGTCAGAAGTATGGCAATGTCAGGATGCCAACAGCTGCGCCAGAGGTCGAAGCTGATGGCGATGctgaagagaagaagaagaggaacaggaagaagagcaagaagaagaagaagcactAG
- a CDS encoding [Histone H3]-dimethyl-L-lysine(36) demethylase, producing MTQLGSSTRTTLHCGAQTWFQNAPPPQATQQHRDTSRLTPHASRLTPHASRLTPHASRLAFHHAQPPPSTRSRAAHAQLKHVLSPRSHSTDSRAHPFTAARMPPSNRHGSPGRGRSTSPRPLIPTEHEDPSLIDTLPDTRQLQAFGRKVTATASSLIGTDGVAQHYQNALGELHREIRRPMLQRSVFSFANTTPREIVRSRISVPEIQQRALSYIPDDILHNIPEDSNEFSLFQGFQASLPEEPLKGPKHGKRNARGQKLIGEELQDDNDANTPPSMQKLKTQKQRMGHRLEMMGVRKHMCVAEILEIDNKIANLNTLRKMTLDRLAGLEIEEAELEQDLLGVDNRIEDLQEELDDAAALAPKSPERPTTAEEDAEAGDSFMSESIYKKLPSPKSKKHNKRPIRRISMPILHEHLEPGSKIKELPAHNDTITALDFDAPWGTLVTASLDDTVRVWDLNAGRCIGMLEGHLSSVRCLQVEENIVATGSMDATIRLWDLSKAEYAPLDNRINKHDDDDEDEDGLAFENSADAPPAPPPTMMQDCPLFSLESHVDEVTALHFRGDTLVSGSADKTLRQWDLVKGRCVQTLDVLWAAAQASATDTTNNGQWRGTGRAMDTSADFVGAIQVFDAALACGTADGMVRLWDLRSGQVHRSLVGHTGPVTALQFDDVHLVTASADRSIRIWDLRTGSIYDAYAYDNPVTSMMFDARRIVSAAGEDVVKVYDKTDGRHWNCGPGAVEEEGRRNVIERVRIKDGYLVEGRRDGTVGVWSC from the exons ATGACGCAGTTGGGAAGCTCCACTCGAACAACATTGCATTGCGGAGCTCAGACTTGGTTCCAAAACGCCCCCCCCCCTCAAGCGACACAGCAACACCGCGACACCTCGCGCCTCACGCCTCACGCCTCGCGCCTCACGCCTCACGCCTCGCGCCTCACGCCTCACGCCTCACGCCTCGCATTTCACCACGCGCAGCCCCCGCCATCCACCCGCTCTCGAGCCGCACACGCACAACTCAAACATGTCCTAAGCCCACGCTCCCATTCCACCGACTCACGTGCGCATCCCTTCACAGCTGCTCGCATGCCACCCTCGAACCGTCATGGCTCGCCCGGGCGCGGACGGTCAACGAGCCCGCGGCCCCTGATACCGACAGAGCACGAGGACCCAAGCCTCATCGACACCCTGCCCGAT ACGCGCCAGTTGCAGGCCTTTGGTCGCAAAgtcaccgccaccgccagcAGCCTGATAGGCACCGACGGCGTTGCCCAGCACTACCAGAACGCGCTGGGCGAGCTGCACCGCGAGATTCGCCGCCCCATGCTGCAGCGCTCCGTCTTCTCCTTTGCCAACACCACGCCCCGCGAAATCGTGCGCTCGAGGATCTCCGTCCCCGAGATCCAGCAACGAGCGCTGTCCTACATCCCCGACGACATCCTGCACAACATCCCCGAGGACAGCAACGAATTCTCGCTCTTCCAGGGCTTCCAGGCTTCGCTGCCAGAGGAGCCGCTCAAGGGACCGAAACATGGCAAGCGCAACGCCAGGGGCCAGAAGCTGATTGGGGAGGAGCTGCAAGACGACAATGACGCAAACACGCCGCCGTCGATGCAGAAACTCAAGACCCAGAAGCAGCGCATGGGCCACAGACTGGAGATGATGGGGGTGCGGAAACACATGTGCGTGGCCGAGATTCTCGAGATCGACAACAAGATTGCGAACCTCAACACACTGCGCAAGATGACGCTGGATCGTCTGGCAGGACTGGAGATTGAGGAGGCCGAGCTGGAGCAGGACTTGCTGGGCGTCGACAACCGGATCGAGGACCTGCAAGAAGAGCTGGACGATGCAGCAGCCCTTGCGCCCAAGTCTCCTGAGAGACCAACCACCGCTGAGGAAGACGCCGAAGCCGGGGACAGCTTCATGTCTGAGTCCATCTACAAGAAGCTGCCGAGCCCAAAGTCCAAGAAGCACAACAAACGCCCAATACGCCGCATATCCATGCCCATCTTGCACGAACACCTCGAGCCAGGTTCCAAAATCAAGGAGCTGCCCGCACACAACGACACCATCACGGCCCTGGACTTTGACGCGCCGTGGGGCACACTCGTGACCGCTTCTCTGGACGACACTGTGCGAGTGTGGGATCTGAACGCCGGTCGCTGCATTGGCATGCTCGAGGGCCACCTCTCCTCTGTGCGCTGTCTGCAAGTCGAAGAAAACATTGTTGCCACAGGATCCATGGACGCAACCATCCGCCTCTGGGACCTCAGCAAAGCCGAATACGCACCCCTCGACAACCGGATAAACAagcacgacgacgacgacgaagacgaggacggCCTTGCCTTTGAGAACTCGGCCGATGCGCCGCCCGCCCCTCCACCCACTATGATGCAAGACTGCCCCCTGTTCTCCCTCGAGTCCCACGTTGATGAAGTGACGGCCCTCCACTTCCGCGGCGACACGCTCGTCTCTGGCTCAGCAGACAAGACGCTCCGGCAATGGGATCTTGTCAAGGGACGCTGTGTGCAAACACTCGATGTGCTGTGGGCGGCTGCGCAAGCATCCGCAACCGACACCACGAACAACGGACAGTGGCGCGGAACAGGCCGTGCGATGGACACTTCTGCGGACTTTGTCGGCGCTATTCAAGTCTTTGATGCCGCGCTTGCGTGCGGTACTGCGGACGGAATGGTCAGGTTGTGGGATCTGAGGAGTGGACAGGTCCACCGCAGTCTGGTAGGACACACAGGGCCGGTGACTGCGCTGCAGTTCGACGACGTGCACCTCGTTACTGCAAGTGCGGATAGAAGTATTCGA ATCTGGGATCTCCGCACCGGCTCCATCTACGACGCCTATGCCTACGACAACCCGGTCACGAGCATGATGTTCGACGCCCGCCGCATTGTGTCTGCCGCGGGCGAGGATGTGGTCAAGGTCTACGACAAGACAGATGGAAGGCACTGGAACTGCGGGCCTGGTGCTGTTGAGGAAGAAGGCCGACGCAATGTAATTGAGAGGGTGAGGATAAAGGACGGGTATCTGGTGGAGGGCCGGAGGGACGGCACGGTTGGGGTGTGGTCGTGCTAG
- a CDS encoding NADH:ubiquinone reductase (H(+)-translocating), giving the protein MLPRQAASLSRASNIASRASPLCRRAPRTTFSQNRTFFTSNGNPESKAKRAQLLGSAALKNARLSKDRASLVRSLSTKPLPAPTSRIVRYAWRSAAWLGSFVAVSGTLVVAFFIYDATTYKEEPDAVDIPVSELALNPRRGGPKNLPIADHFVDDDDCPENRAVKHKPKLVILGTGWGSVALLKTLNPDEYHVTVISPSNTFLFTPMLPSATVGTLELRSLVEPVRRIVRRVRGHFLKAKAEDVHFSEKLIECSSTDADGKESRFYVPYDKLVVGVGSVTNPHGVKGLENCHFLKDISDARLIRNAVVQNLETACLPTTSDEERRRLLSFVVCGGGPTGVEFAAELFDMLNEDLCKQYPRILRNEISVHVIQSRSHILNTYDEALSQYAETRFAHDAVDIQTNARVKEVLPDRILYSQKGDGDDAKIVTKEIPMGFCLWSTGVAQTDFCKRLAQKLDGQNNKHALETDTHLRLSGSPLGDVYAIGDCATVQNNVSDHIVNFLRTTAWEKGKDPEKLQISYNDWRGVARRVKQRFPQAANHLRRLDKLFEQYDKDKSGTLDFGELRELLFQIDSKLTSLPATAQRANQQGQYLGRKFNKIAQAAPGLALNDVDYGDIDDAVYKAFEYTHLGSLAYIGNAAIFDWNGYGLSGGLLAVYLWRGVYFAQSVSFRTRALLAMDWTKRALFGRDLMNF; this is encoded by the exons ATGCTCCCACGACAAGCTGCATCTCTGTCGCGCGCATCCAACATCGCCTCTAGAGCCTCACCGCTGTGCAGAAGAGCGCCTCGAACCACGTTCTCGCAAAACCGCACCTTCTTCACGAGCAATGGCAACCCCGAGTCCAAGGCGAAACGCGCCCAGCTGCTGGGTTCCGCTGCCCTTAAGAACGCTCGTCTGAGCAAAGACAGGGCGTCTCTCGTCCGCTCGCTCTCCACAAAGCCCCTCCCCGCGCCCACCTCTCGAATCGTACGTTATGCATGGCGATCAGCCGCGTGGCTGGGCAGCTTCGTGGCCGTCAGTGGTACCCTCGTCGTCGCATTCTTCATCTACGACGCCACCACATACAAGGAAGAGCCAGATGCGGTCGACATTCCTGTCTCGGAGCTGGCACTGAACCCGCGAAGAGGCGGGCCAAAGAACCTGCCCATCGCTGACCACTTtgtcgacgacgacgactgcCCGGAAAACAGGGCCGTCAAGCACAAGCCGAAGCTGGTCATTTTGGGAACAGGATGGGGCAGCGTTGCGCTCTTGAAGACACTGAATCCCGACGAATACCACGTTACCGTCATCTCGCCCTCCAACACTTTCCTCTTCACTCCCATGCTGCCGTCGGCGACTGTTGGCACCCTCGAGCTACGATCCCTAGTCGAGCCTGTGAGGCGTATCGTCAGGAGGGTGCGCGGACACTTTCTCAAGGCGAAAGCTGAGGACGTTCACTTTTCAGAGAAGCTCATCGAGTGTTCCTCCACTGACGCTGACGGCAAAGAAAGCCGCTTCTACGTGCCCTACGACAAGCTGGTAGTTGGTGTGGGCTCCGTCACCAATCCTCATGGCGTCAAGGGACTAGAGAACTGCCACTTCCTCAAGGACATCAGTGATGCGCGACTGATCCGTAACGCAGTCGTTCAAAACCTCGAGACCGCGTGCCTGCCCACAACGAGCGACGAAGAGCGCAGACGGCTTCTGTCCTTTGTCGTTTGCGGCGGTGGACCCACCGGTGTCGAGTTTGCAGCTGAATTGTTCGACATGCTGAACGAGGATCTGTGCAAGCAGTACCCGCGAATTCTCCGCAATGAAATCTCCGTCCACGTCATCCAGTCTCGAAGCCACATTCTCAACACCTATGACGAGGCTTTGTCTCAGTACGCCGAGACTCGGTTTGCGCACGATGCCGTCGATATCCAGACAAACGCTCGCGTGAAGGAGGTCCTGCCCGACAGAATCTTATACTCTCAGAAGGGCGACGGCGATGATGCCAAGATTGTCACCAAGGAGATCCCCATGGGCTTCTGCTTATGGTCGACTGGTGTTGCGCAGACCGACTTCTGCAAGAGGCTCGCTCAGAAGCTCGATGGCCAGAACAACAAGCACGCGCTTGAGACAGACACCCACCTTCGCCTCAGCGGCTCACCACTGGGTGACGTCTACGCCATCGGCGACTGCGCGACTGTTCAGAACAACGTCTCTGACCACATCGTGAACTTCCTCCGTACCACAGCTTGGGAGAAGGGCAAGGACCCTGAGAAGCTGCAGATTTCGTACAATGACTGGCGCGGTGTCGCCAGGCGCGTCAAGCAGCGCTTCCCACAAGCTGCCAACCACCTGCGTCGACTGGATAAGCTCTTCGAGCAGTACGACAAGGACAAGTCTGGTACCCTCGACTTCGGCGAGCTTAGGGAGCTGCTGTTCCAGATTGACTCGAAGCTGACATCGCTCCCCGCCACCGCCCAGCGTGCGAACCAGCAGGGTCAGTACCTAGGCCGCAAGTTCAACAAAATCGCCCAGGCGGCGCCAGGCCTGGCGCTGAATGACGTGGACTACGGCGACATCGACGACGCAGTATACAAGGCATTTGAGTACACGCACCTCGGCAGTCTGGCATATATCGGAAACGCTGCCATTTTCGACTGGAATGGCTACGGACTCAGCGGTGGTCTGTTGGCTGTGTATCTGTGGAGAGGCGTGTACTTTGCGCAGTCGGTGAGCTTCCGCACCAGGGCCCTCCTTGCCATGGACTGGACCAAGAGGGCACTTTTCGGACGTG ACCTGATGAACTTCTAA
- a CDS encoding Histone acetyltransferase has protein sequence MAPRENSHEPSGTPVPVETGFATLAQLRVGVKAWVEKEGEKRKAELLSIQTRQGQTKFYVHYEDFNKRLDEWIAADRIDLSREVEWPAPEKPDKKKSNASKTDRAPSKSDQKNLKRSRSKLDREISGTPESTSSNIPGKAQRPSKASGKENQEFLVTSEVTDGTPKPEDEEMDLVDVQDAAAAAKAVSDQNYSREDEIEKLRTSGSMTQNQTEISRVRNLEKVQMGRFEIEPWYFSPYPIDFVDSDVVYICEFCLSYYGEQTQFERHRAKCTLLHPPGNEIYRDDYVSFFEIDGRRQRTWCRNLCLLSKLFLDHKTLYYDVDPFLFYCMCTRDEHGCHLVGYFSKEKESADGYNVACILTLPQYQRKGFGKLLIDFSYILSKREGKLGSPEKPLSDLGLLGYRAYWQEIIVDLLMDGRVEANIDDLGAATAMMTNDVLHTLQNLNMLRYSKNQHVVVLTDAVIEQRERQKAKEKLKGKRSLDPERLIWKPPVFSAASRTWNW, from the exons ATGGCGCCTCGAGAGAACTCGCACGAGCCCTCTGGCACGCCTGTGCCGGTGGAAACGGGCTTTGCCACACTTGCACAGCTTAG GGTTGGCGTCAAAGCATGGGTCGAGAAA GAAGGCGAAAAGCGCAAAGCTGAACTCCTCTCAATCCAAACCCGTCAGGGCCAGACCAAATTCTACGTGCATTATGAAGACTTCAACAAACGTCTCGATGAGTGGATCGCAGCGGATCGCATTGATCTATCACGAGAAGTCGAGTGGCCTGCGCCCGAAAAGCCTGACAAAAAGAAGAGCAATGCCTCTAAGACAGATAGAGCACCTTCTAAATCGGACCAGAAGAATTTAAAGCGATCACGAAGCAAGCTTGACCGCGAGATTTCTGGTACACCAGAATCAACATCCAGCAACATTCCTGGCAAGGCACAACGGCCTTCCAAGGCGAGCGGGAAAGAAAATCAAGAATTCCTCGTTACCAGTGAAGTCACAGATGGCACACCCAAGCCGGAAGATGAGGAGATGGACCTGGTGGACGTCCAAGATGCCGCCGCAGCAGCAAAAGCCGTGTCAGATCAGAACTACTCACGCGAAGACGAGATCGAGAAGTTGCGTACATCAGGCTCGATGACACAGAACCAAACCGAGATTTCTCGAGTGCGTAACCTGGAGAAAGTGCAGATGGGAAGGTTCGAGATCGAGCCGTGGTACTTCTCTCCATATCCTATCGATTTTGTGGACTCAGATGTCGTATACATCTGCGAATTCTGCCTCTCGTACTATGGCGAGCAGACACAGTTCGAACGCCACCGCGCAAAATGCACGCTACTGCACCCGCCTGGAAACGAGATTTACCGCGACGATTATGTTTCGTTCTTCGAAATCGATGGAAGACGGCAGCGAACGTGGTGTCGTAACCTCTGCTTGCTCTCAAAGCTTTTCCTGGACCACAAGACCCTCTACTACGACGTTGACCCCTTCCTGTTCTATTGCATGTGTACACGCGACGAGCATGGCTGTCATCTTGTCGGCTATTTTTCGAAAGAAAAGGAGTCTGCGGATGGTTACAATGTCGCCTGTATCCTGACTCTGCCACAATACCAACGGAAAGGGTTTGGTAAGCTGCTTATCGATTTCTCCTACATTCTCTCAAAACGCGAAGGCAAGCTCGGCTCACCTGAGAAGCCGCTGTCCGACTTGGGTCTGCTTGGATACCGTGCATATTGGCAGGAAATTATTGTGGACTTGCTTATGGATGGCCGAGTGGAAGCCAACATTGACGACCTCGGCGCTGCAACCGCAATGATGACGAACGACGTTCTACATACGCTGCAGAACCTGAACATGCTTCGCTACAGCAAGAACCAACATGTCGTCGTTTTGACCGATGCAGTGATAGAGCAGCGCGAACGACAGAAAGCAAAGGAGAAGCTGAAGGGCAAGAGGAGTCTTGATCCAGAACGACTTATTTGGAAACCACCGGTTTTCTCTGCCGCCAGTCGCACGTGGAATTGGTGA